One Marasmius oreades isolate 03SP1 chromosome 7, whole genome shotgun sequence genomic window, TCGAGTCGTCTCTCTTGTTTGTTGGGTGTAATTCTAGTGTGGACTATACATACCTCTTGTACTGGAAAGCATGAGTTTGTACTAGCGAAACGGCGTATAAATGCATCCTCTGAATGTTTTGATTCTGACTCTGAGATCATGAGGTCGCTACTTTGATCATGATGCTCCTCGTGATCAGATCGAGCACCGCGGGAGGTAACTTGCAGCCGATAAATTATGTTTATGTTTTGCTTTTCGATCGAGGAATTCTCCGTGATCTACATGCATGTATGGCACGATCGTCCCTTGAAATGCAGCCTCCGGCCAAACGTTATGTGAATCATTGGCAGCAGATCCTTGAGTGGTGAAGAGTGATGAATCTCTGCAAATGCTTGTTGTGGCTTCCGAAGGTTTCACACCTCGGTACTTACTTACGTTAATAGTGGCGTCACTCAGGGTGTGCATTGGATCGACCGGGCCGCCGAGAAAGACCTGTTCTGGCATTTGACGACAATGTCGACAGCACCAGATGAACCTGCTATTGATGCTGTTCAAGCACGGTACGCCCTATCCGGTTCCCACACCTCTCTAAAGTCTCAAATTATCTAGTACGGGACCAAGTGCGCGAGTTGAGCTGCCTGTCGTGAACCGGGAAGCTCAAagttctgatgaagaagaagagaaagaggtgGAGTACGAGGTGGAAGAGGGTGATTTCCTCGCAGACTGGCCAGATGAGACTGAGGTGCGACTGCGAATTCATGTTTCTTGGTCGATCACTTGTTTGACACGACCATAGGACTTGGAGTTGATACATTCGCGCATCGGATCGTTGGACGAATTGAGGCTTCCAAGGTTTGCCCAGCATTTGAAGAAGCTATGCCTTCGCCAAAATCACGTCTCTCATTTGGATCCTGAAGTGTTCCAACAACTAACGAAACTCGAGGAGTTGGATTTGTACGATAACAAAGTGAAAGACGTCGGAAATGCTCTGAACAACTTATCGAAGTTAACGTGAGCGTTGTATTGTATTCCGTCGATGGTTTCATTGACATTGACTGGCACTTAACAGTGTTCTCGATCTTTCATTCAACCTTGTCAAAATGATTCCGGAAGCTTTGAATCATCTTCCTTCCCTGGAGACGGTGTATTTTGTTCAAAATAAGATAACAAAAATCACAAATCTTGATTCATCCTCGAACTTGCGTAGTCTTGAATTGGGTGGAAATCGAATACGCGTATGTACATTTGCACACATCCATTTCACCCATTCTCACAAATACTTTAGCGAATAGAGAACCTAGAAAGTCTGGTCAATTTAGAAGAATTATGGCTAGGGAAGAATAAAATCACGAAGATCGAGGTGAATATTATCAGCTTCATCGGTTGTTCTTCCTGTCAAAATCTTCATCGACACAGGGTATATCCACTCTGAAGCGACTCAAGATTCTTTCCCTGCAATCAAATCGAATAACCGTCATTGAAAATTTAGAGGGACTGGAAACTCTTGAGGAGTTATATCTAAGTCATAATGGTATCAAGAAACTTGAAGGGTTGGATGATAACGTGAGTACCAATACCAAGACCCGGGTTTCTCAAACGGATATCTTACACGTAACAGAGGGAGCTCAGGACGCTCGATGTCGGAGCCAACTTCATATCTGCAATCGAAAATGTATCGCATTTGACAAAGTTGGAGGAACTTTGGGTATGTTCGCCCTCGGGAGTCGTTAATCCTTCTGACATACGTTGAACAGATGAATGGTAACCAGATACCTGACTTGAAAGCCTTGGAACCGGAACTCGGTCATATAAAAACCTTGCAAACCATCTATTTAGAAGCAAATCCCTGTCAAAAGAATGACATGACTGGGTATAGAAGGAAGGTGATGCTTGCACTAAAGCAATTACAGCAAATCGACGCTACGTACGTATTCACAAGATACCTGCTTATCCATCCTTCAAATAACGAATTCTTTATAATAGATACGTGAAGGTATAGGAGAGTCTTCGATGTCATTAGTGCCACATGTATAATACTCGTGTTTCTTTTTGGGTTGCCGTGAAACGGTGAAAATCGTCGTACTACGTGATGTTGTGTGAATTTACAACACACCGGACTGTTGTCAATCCGGACCTACTTACAGGATTTAAAGGCCGAGAACAAAAGCGAACATGATCAGGTAGACGCAAACGCGGTCAAattccttcccttcttttCAAATTTCCTCAGGCCCTCCTTCCTACACAAACATTGACAACTGCCGTAAAAATGTCAGCCTGGGAGCCGTCTGCGACAATATCTACCAGAATCGACCACTCTGATATAATTCGCGTCTCAAATTCTCCGGACTCTGCTCACCAGACCCCAATATTGCAAGTCATCTCAGAATCACGATCTAAAGGTTACGATAGTGTTTGTCTACCACTGACGACTGATGCCTGGAGGAAAAGATGGACCGAAATGTGTATACTCTATGACTGGGGAGAcgaaaaaaagaagagagagagtCGCAGGGAAAGCAGAATGTTTGTAAGTCGGGATGTTGCTGCAGATAAGAAAGCCGAAACCTGGAGGGAGAATCCTTGTTTCGAGATTGACGAAGTCACTATAACGAGGCTTGGTGAGTCGATCATCTACTCCATCTGAATGATAAACAGCTGAAGTAAAATTTCCTACATTAGACGAGGCTGAAGGTGTCACCGCCATTATATCTGAATGGTTAGAGCTTGATACAGAAGATGACTGGATCCGCTGTGACGCCGAAATCGTACGTCCTTGTCATTGACTTGGGGGGATCTTTGAAGACGTCCCTTAGGCACTTAAACAAGAACTAGCATACGCTTCATATCTCAGTATTCAGACGGCGATCTTACCACCACCTCGAAATCGCGAATACGTATCGTCGTATGCCAGGATTATCAATACTTGCCTACGAAAGGCCCCATATATGAATTTGGCCGTTCGCCTTCCTGTGTATGACCCTCATGCAATACAAGACCCAATATCGCCGCTATCTGGAGTAGCAAATAAAGTGACGCCAAACGCTACACCAGTGGTGCCAGGGTCTCCACGCTTGACCACGCCTCCCAATGGGCAGAAGCAAATTAATGCTGTAAAGTCTCTAGAGGCTCAGATAGACGCGGCATGGGAAGTTTGGGACCTTATAAGGACCATCTGCGAGTACAACACCAGGCTATCGTTAGGTGTGAATAATCCGTTCTCGTCCCGAGGTTCTACTGATACGACTTTCACTGTAGCTCTTGACCTTGGACCTCCACTCCCAAACAGTCTCGACGTTCTAAACAAATGGTCAGCAGAAGCCGTTCGATACATTTGCCTTCCCGCGTCGACTTTCATTGCCAATGCCAAAGGATACCCAGTGCTTCCAAAGCCTACGCAAACTTTTATAAGAGATTCCATGGCGGCAAGGCAATCTTTCAGACTGACTTTCTCCCTTCAttgaattccgagttctgcAGCACCGGCCTAATATTGTGCTTTCAAGCGTTTCGTCCAATTTGCATGCTCGTGGCGGAGAGGATGCTTATTCTCAATACATTAAACACCTGGAAGCTACGAGCCCAATTGTGCTAGCTACCCGAAAAGCAGGTTCAGTGGAAAACTTTGCTCAAGGATATCAGGATTTCCTCCAGGCCCCACTACAGGTTCGGCGTATTTGTGTCAAAGCAACCTTCCTTCAGTTTAATGATTATCCCACCTAGCCTCTGATGGATAATTTACATTCCATCACATACCAAACATTTGAGCAGGATCCTGTGAAATACCGAAACTATGAAGAGGTGCGATACATGTCAAACGAGGAAATTGTTCCATTTCAATCCGTCAGTCTAGGCTGTTTACAGAGCATTGCTGGACCGCCCACAAGCGGTCAGAATGTACGTGCAGAAAAGTAATACTTGCTCTAATAGTCTAACATTCCAATCAGCGTTATTTGCGTCGCTGGAGCAGGTCGGGGACCCCTCGTCGCTCGATGCCTATCAGCCATCCAGCGGTCCGATCGAAATGCTTTTGTCTATGCAGTAGAGAAAAATCCAAACGCTTTTGTCACGTAATGTCGACATTTGCTTTCTTCCAAGACAGTGTTTGACATATCTACAGGTTACAACATAGATTACGCTCTGAGTGGCAGGGAAAAGTCAAGTTGCTGTTTGGAGACATGCGACAAATAACTATCGATGAACAGGCGGATATTTTAGTCAGCGAGCTCCTGGGGTCATTTGGAGATAATGAGCTGAGCCCGGAATGTCTGGATGGAGCCATGAGGTTCCTCAAACGTGAGTTTTCCAGCAATGAATCACTCTAGTCGTATATTTAATCTGCCTGCCAGCCGGTGGCATCTCGATTCCTTCATCATATACTGCTCACTTGGCGCCGTTATCGTCCTCTAAATTGTATAACGAGGCGCGTTCGGTAAAGGATCTCAAGAGCCTAGAAACTCCTTACGTTGTGATGTTCCAGGCAGTAAACGTCCTCAGTGGTGACGGGGGAGGAGCCAGCAGTAGATGCGGCCCCAAAGTTCAGGAGTGCTGGGAGTTCGAACATCCGAGACGTGATGTGGTTCTTGATGGACGAGGTTGGCTCCATCTCACAATTTCGTCAGAGATAACTAACACCTCGCAATTTTGGCAGGGCTTCCTCCCACAAATACTCATAATACCCGCTCGGCCAAGTTGAACTTCCATATTCCGCATGCAGGTGTTCTACAGTACGTTTCTAGATTGGGGCCAGTTGAATGTGAGTTGGTGACGCCTTTATCAGCGGCTTCGCAGGTTACTTTGAAGCTGTCTTGTATGGAAATATTGGTCTCAGCATCCATCCGCATCGGAAGAACTCAATCTCGAAGGACATGCTAAGCTGGTTCCCGCTGTTCTTCCCTCTGAGGGTACGTTCTTTGAGCACTCCTGACATGCCATGTAACATGAAATGCTTCAATTCAGGAACCACTCTACCTACCAAGGAACTCTGAATTGCATGTTTCCATCTGGCGACTAACCAATCAGCGGCAAGTATGGTACGAGTGGCACGCAGAATCCTTCCTATCGATCGATGGAACTCCTTCGGAGATGACGACAAGGCAGTCCACTCCTTCAATCGGAACTGCTTCGCGCTCCTCATTGCTGCCTTCGTCACCGTCATTTGCCTCTAGTCCCCTCATTGATGCAGTCGAAATCCCTGGTGAACGCAAGGCTCAACGCGAAGACTCGGATTACTCTAGAATGATGGATGGCCTGCTTAAAATTGGGCATACAGGGCTTCACAACGCAGATGGACGAAGCAGTTGGatgggactgtgaataaaTGCTATTTACTAGGGCATTTAGAGACGGGTTTTCTCAAGATATAAACTTGATATTTGGATGTTAGTATCTTCATGTACAGCCTGAGTCGAGTCTGCTCCTTGTGCTCCTTGTCACTGTTGGAACTTAGGAACTTCGGAAGGAAGCCGCTAACGCCGTCGGCAATAACACGGGCACGTGACAAACTCGTGACCCATACAGTATGTCGTTACCAACACGTGCAAGTTCGGCGAGAAAATCGGCTTAACCTTTTaattttcttctcctccggATTCTGCGTGTGAACTGTCAACTACTAGAGCTAGCAAAGAACCAGCTCAGGCTTAGACTCCCTCATTGGTCTCCTTGCTACTCAACTTAACGACTGACGACCCACGAAATTGGAATCCCCAAACTACTCTACGCACGATGGCTTCCGTTGAGTATGTCAACGGTCCAGAAAACGCCACTCAAATTCTTCTCAAAGAACATACTTCGTCTGTGGTGACGGGTTCAATCGTTAACGATGGTGCTTCTTTATCGGAACCCAAAGTAAATGTTATTGAAGAGCCAAACTTGAATGAAATGGACGCGTCCAAGGATGATGTAGAAGGAATTGAAACCGAAATGGTGAGTCGTGTGCTTTCTGTCATGCCCCAAATTCAGGAGGATACCTGTGTAGCACTCGACGGCGGGCGCATCAGAGAAAGAGCCTTACGAGTCGGAGGTCGCTAATAGAACTTTACACGACGCGATTTCTGACGTGGCCAATCTCGACGTTGTTCCCTCGAATCATGAGGAGAGTGAGATCACTCACGATGCTAGCAATGAAGTAGATGCGGATGAAACTGAGGTCTGCCAACATTTAAACCAAGATGTATTTTGTGCTAACCACTGCCACAGCCCACAGACTTGATTCAGAAAGACCAAGCGCCGGCTGAGCCCGACTTGAAAGAGATCTCTTCAGCTGAACATACTGCTATCTTCCTCGAAACTCCAGAGCCTACTTTACTCCCGCACCGGGAAGAATCCGATAGTGTCGTGCAAAATGCTGGCGATGCAGAAACTCCTACCAGTGTCAGGCAGAATGTACAATCCGAAGAGCCCGGTCAGGACACAGCACGAGACGTGGAGAAGAAAACATCATTTGAGACGGACCTTCCATTGGGGGAAGATAATCTGGTCTCTCTCGATACATCTGCGGAACCGCAATCCGAACAACGGACTTCTGTCGAGGAGAACCTTACCGAGTCTGTCTCGACCCAGGAGGACGTGCCAATTGAAGCACCCACCATGGCCGGCGGTGATGCTATTCCAGCTACTTCTGGAACAGAAGCAGACGAATCGTTAGTGGTCGACGCTGGCAGCTTATCAATTACGTCAATGGACCAAGAACACTCCATTGAAGGCAATGTTCCCGATCCAAGATTGGACGAGTCACTGGTCGCAGACCTTGATAATCTGCAAGTCGCAGAAGGCCAAGAACAGTCGGTTGAAGAGAACAAATCTTCCTTCGACGCCGGTGCCCATCAGGTTGATCTCCCGCAGCCCACGAACGACGTGAACCCGATTACACAGTCGGGAGCTCATGTCCAATCAAGCCCAGTCGTCCATACAACCGATTCCGAATCCACCATTTACGATGCGGATTCGAAGGAGGAGGTGCCATTAGAAGCTGAAGTATCTGAAGCTGACGACAATGTTGTTCAAGTTGCCTCTGAAACAACAGCAGATAATTTGTTGGTGGTTGATGCCAGTAGTTTAGCAGCTACGTCGTTTGGCCAGGAACAAGACATTGGAGGCAATGTTCCTGATTCACAGCTGGATGAATCGTTGGTTCAGGACGTGGATAATCTGCAAGTTGCAGAAGACCAAGAACAATCAGCTGGAGAGAATGAAAACCCCCTCGACGCCGATTCCCATCAGGTTGATCTTTCTCAGTCCACGAACGACATGCAACCAATTACACAGTCGGTAACTCAAGTTTTCCAACCAGACCCAACCGCCCATACAATCGATTCCGAATCCACCATTAACGACGCGGAATCGAAGGAGGACGTGTCACTAGAAACCGAAGCATCTGTGGCTGACAGTAATGCTATTCCAGCTACTTCCGGAACAGAAGCAGATAAATCGTTGTCGGTTGGCGCTAACCAAGAACAATCCATCGAAGGCAATGTCCCCGATCCAAAATTGGATGAGTCACTGGTCGCAGACGTTGATAATTTGCAAGTCGCAGAAGACCAGAAGCAGTCAGCTGAAGAGCACAATTCTTCCCTCGACGCCGGTGCCCACCAGGTTGATCCTTCCCAGTCCACGAACGACGTGAACCCAGTTACACAGTCGGTAACTCAAGTTATCCAATTAAGTCCAGTCGTCCATACGATTGATTCCGAATCCACCATTAACGATGCGGATTCGAAGGACGTGCCATTAGAAACCGAAGTAATACCTGAAGCTGACAGTAATGTTGTTCAAGCTGCCTCGGAAACGACAGCAGATAATTCGTTGGTGGTCAATGGCGGTAGTTTAGCAACTACGTCAGTCGACCGGGACCAATCTCTCGTAGGCAACGACCCAGATCCAAAGATGGGTGAATCGCTGGTCGCGGACAGTCATGATTTGCAGGTTGCTGAGGAGCAGCAACCATCAGTGGGAGAGAGCAAATCCACCCCTGATGCCGGTGCTCATCAGGATGTTTCCCAGCTCACAAATGATGCAAACCTGAACACAGAGTCGGAAACGCAAACCCCCCATTTAAGCGCACTTCCTCCTACGACCAATCCGGAATTCACCGCTGAAGCTGCAGTGCTTAATGACGGCGAGTCAGTGAACGAGCTCGTCGAAGAGCAAGCAGAAGTCGTGCCAGAATTAAGATCTCTAGTTACTGAGACGGAAGGAGAGCCGATAGGCGGAGAGGATACAACTGAAACTTCAGCGCCGGACCTATCCCTCTCTGAAACCAACGTGGTGGATGCACTCCCCGCAGCGCCTGATACTACTGTATCGGATACAGCAGAGCAGGAGACTCCCGCTCAAACACCAGAAGAACCTGTTGACCATGCCGCGACAGGAGTTAGTGTTATGAAGGACAGTGTAACGGGAGGAGGTATGAAGCAGGAAATGAGTGTTGCAGCACTCGAGTTCCTTCCAGGAGCCGAAGTCGCTGATGCACTTCCAACGGCGCTTGATAAGTCTGCGTCGGAACCTACTGAAAAAATTGATGCTGCCTCGGCAGTCGGTGAACAGCACGATTCTGAAGTGGCTGCAGGCAGCGGAATTCGTGATGAATGCCGGGGTGAAAGTGAAGTGCAGGCCGAGCAGAAAGCGTTTGATGGGGAAGAAAGTACGGCGGAGGGCGAAATGAAGGAGGATGTAGGCACCGGATCGCTCGAGTCGCCGCCAGAATCGAAAGTTGTTGACGCACTCCCTGCGGCACCTGATGCTGTTGTATCAGATGCGGCccaggaagatgaaggaaccgCCAAAGTTGTACAGGATGTCGTTAATTCACAAGCAGGTGAAGCTCCAGAACAAACGCACGATGGACCTCTAGGACAAGTTAATTTGAATACCGTTCCTGAAGAGATTGGAATGGTCGATACAACGCCACCTATACCGGAGATTGAAGCGGTTAAGCCATTTAACGAGGCCTCTCAAGAGCCAGCAGAAGTCGAGTTGTCTACTCAGAATGACGTTGAGCAATTGAATGCTTCTGATACCGCACGGGAGTTCACAGGAAACACTGCACCTTTCGATCCGACGTCCCCTGGTGCCCCTGCAACTGTATCGGAGGCAGCTACACCGAAAGACAGTGAGAGTACGGTCCCGGAGGCTGTTCTGCGATCTAACGACGAGACCCAAGATGAATCAGATATCCAGGTGGTAGCTGAGCCTCCgatttctcttgcttttgAGAGTAAATCCTCTCCAGAACCTTCCGCCGACATTCAGATCTCTAGCAAGGACGAAATTATTGCCCCTGAGGACACTACAGTTACTCAGTCTTCGGCTGCAGAAGAATGCGCACCCACATCGGAGACCGAGACCTCAGAGGTAGTGAAAGAATGGAATACAGACATCGATGCTACCAATGACGATGCCACTCCAACGGAAATGACTCAAGCGGAAAGCCCTGAAATCTCGGGAAGCACAACAACGGAGATATCTTCCACTCCACCTGCAGCAGAATCATCTGAAAGCCAACCAGAAGAAATCCATGACTCCCCCGATTCGATCGAGTCCGACAACGCAACAGAGAAGGTGACTGACGAACCTGTCGCCGAAGCATCAGTCAGTGAACATCCTTCAACTCATAACCAGGTTACCCCGATCGAACCAGCTACCGAACCCAGCCTCGGGGCTGCTGTCGCAACAGATCGAGTTAGTGAAGAGAAGCACTTGGATACTTTGCACTCAAATGAGGATGTAACCCAGAACCAAATTGAAGAGGCAACGCGGGACGGAGTTCGAAGTAGCGCTGCAGGCGATACTGCAGGTGAAGATGGTGAGCCTCAAGAAGACATAATCCCTCCCAAACCCGGCTGGCTAACTGTCAGTTCAACGATAGAACAGGAGACCCGTGTAGACGAAGACAGGGTACCACAGGAGCCGAGGGCTGCCCCCGACCAGACGAAAGCGGCAGACGAATCCGCTCGGATTGTCGAAAAACAAGATGCAAAGCAAGGGCAAGAAATCTCTTTTTCGGAAGTAGATCAGATGGACAGCGGTGTCGCAGGGGAAGCCGAAGTATCGAGTGCTCATGAAGACGTCGAGGTTTGTCCTCTACATCTGCATCCCTTGCATAGAGCTTAATTTTAATTTCCGACGTTTACTTAGGCTCAACGCCCTCAGAGCACTGAAACGGCCTCGCATATTCAAGTGGCAGAAGAAATGCAACGACCCAAGTCTCCGTGGACCCCTTCTTACAGCGTCACCAGTCAAGGACCTGGTATCACAGCGGAGGAAGAAACTCCCGAGATTGAGTCCAAACCGGTAGTGGAGTATGCCCCAGCCGTGAATGAGGC contains:
- a CDS encoding uncharacterized protein (BUSCO:EOG09263GUT), which codes for MSTAPDEPAIDAVQARTGPSARVELPVVNREAQSSDEEEEKEVEYEVEEGDFLADWPDETEDLELIHSRIGSLDELRLPRFAQHLKKLCLRQNHVSHLDPEVFQQLTKLEELDLYDNKVKDVGNALNNLSKLTVLDLSFNLVKMIPEALNHLPSLETVYFVQNKITKITNLDSSSNLRSLELGGNRIRRIENLESLVNLEELWLGKNKITKIEGISTLKRLKILSLQSNRITVIENLEGLETLEELYLSHNGIKKLEGLDDNRELRTLDVGANFISAIENVSHLTKLEELWMNGNQIPDLKALEPELGHIKTLQTIYLEANPCQKNDMTGYRRKVMLALKQLQQIDATYVKV
- a CDS encoding uncharacterized protein (BUSCO:EOG09260SAH) is translated as MSAWEPSATISTRIDHSDIIRVSNSPDSAHQTPILQVISESRSKGYDSVCLPLTTDAWRKRWTEMCILYDWGDEKKKRESRRESRMFVSRDVAADKKAETWRENPCFEIDEVTITRLDEAEGVTAIISEWLELDTEDDWIRCDAEIALKQELAYASYLSIQTAILPPPRNREYVSSYARIINTCLRKAPYMNLAVRLPVYDPHAIQDPISPLSGVANKVTPNATPVVPGSPRLTTPPNGQKQINAVKSLEAQIDAAWEVWDLIRTICEYNTRLSLALDLGPPLPNSLDVLNKWSAEAVRYICLPASTFIANAKGYPVLPKPTQTFIRDSMAHRPNIVLSSVSSNLHARGGEDAYSQYIKHLEATSPIVLATRKAGSVENFAQGYQDFLQAPLQPLMDNLHSITYQTFEQDPVKYRNYEEAVYRALLDRPQAVRIVICVAGAGRGPLVARCLSAIQRSDRNAFVYAVEKNPNAFVTLQHRLRSEWQGKVKLLFGDMRQITIDEQADILVSELLGSFGDNELSPECLDGAMRFLKPGGISIPSSYTAHLAPLSSSKLYNEAVNVLSGDGGGASSRCGPKVQECWEFEHPRRDVVLDGRGLPPTNTHNTRSAKLNFHIPHAGVLHGFAGYFEAVLYGNIGLSIHPHRKNSISKDMLSWFPLFFPLREPLYLPRNSELHVSIWRLTNQRQVWYEWHAESFLSIDGTPSEMTTRQSTPSIGTASRSSLLPSSPSFASSPLIDAVEIPGERKAQREDSDYSRMMDGLLKIGHTGLHNADGRSSWMGL
- a CDS encoding uncharacterized protein (BUSCO:EOG09260SAH), encoding MNLAVRLPVYDPHAIQDPISPLSGVANKVTPNATPVVPGSPRLTTPPNGQKQINAVKSLEAQIDAAWEVWDLIRTICEYNTRLSLALDLGPPLPNSLDVLNKWSAEAVRYICLPASTFIANAKGYPVLPKPTQTFIRDSMAHRPNIVLSSVSSNLHARGGEDAYSQYIKHLEATSPIVLATRKAGSVENFAQGYQDFLQAPLQPLMDNLHSITYQTFEQDPVKYRNYEEAVYRALLDRPQAVRIVICVAGAGRGPLVARCLSAIQRSDRNAFVYAVEKNPNAFVTLQHRLRSEWQGKVKLLFGDMRQITIDEQADILVSELLGSFGDNELSPECLDGAMRFLKPGGISIPSSYTAHLAPLSSSKLYNEARSVKDLKSLETPYVVMFQAVNVLSGDGGGASSRCGPKVQECWEFEHPRRDVVLDGRGLPPTNTHNTRSAKLNFHIPHAGVLHGFAGYFEAVLYGNIGLSIHPHRKNSISKDMLSWFPLFFPLREPLYLPRNSELHVSIWRLTNQRQVWYEWHAESFLSIDGTPSEMTTRQSTPSIGTASRSSLLPSSPSFASSPLIDAVEIPGERKAQREDSDYSRMMDGLLKIGHTGLHNADGRSSWMGL